In the genome of Chryseobacterium arthrosphaerae, one region contains:
- the chrH gene encoding MNIO family chryseobactin maturase, whose amino-acid sequence MKKPLLGLSMMPEADFVSAILPLLQSNSVEVLEWSFDTFYEAKEPEWLDELLNFYSENQRLIGHGVYYSLFDALWTERQENWLKKLKEEVRKRKYNHITEHFGFMNTENFHQGVPLPVPLHPKTLLIGKDRLYRLQDAVQLPVGIENLAFSFSIEDVKEQGVFLDNLIADINGFLILDLHNIYCQACNFEVEMEDIIRLYPLDKVREIHLSGGSWQESVYARKMIRRDTHDDLIPEEIFSVLPAVITQCNNLEYVIIERLGHTIKTDQEKRAFLDDFTRARRIIDDSEIKTGKKIRWGQKEMGFSNSPVEDDALYEEQSRLTKLLFDSSGAEMIKEQRFHYFKTENWDPDMILTAQNIIKKWNPY is encoded by the coding sequence CCGCTCTTAGGATTATCAATGATGCCCGAGGCAGATTTTGTTTCGGCTATTTTACCTCTGCTGCAAAGTAATTCTGTAGAAGTACTGGAGTGGTCATTTGACACTTTTTATGAGGCAAAAGAACCGGAGTGGTTGGATGAACTGCTTAATTTTTATTCAGAAAATCAGCGGTTGATCGGTCATGGGGTTTACTATTCGCTGTTTGATGCCTTATGGACTGAAAGACAGGAGAACTGGCTGAAAAAATTAAAAGAAGAAGTCCGTAAAAGAAAATACAACCATATCACGGAACATTTCGGTTTTATGAATACCGAAAATTTCCACCAGGGAGTTCCTTTGCCGGTACCCCTGCATCCGAAAACACTGCTGATAGGAAAAGACAGGCTTTACAGGCTTCAGGATGCTGTTCAGCTTCCTGTGGGTATAGAAAATCTGGCCTTTTCATTTTCCATAGAGGATGTAAAAGAGCAAGGCGTATTCCTTGATAACCTCATAGCAGATATCAATGGTTTCCTGATTCTTGATCTTCATAATATATATTGCCAGGCCTGTAATTTTGAAGTGGAAATGGAGGATATCATCCGTTTATATCCGTTGGATAAAGTAAGGGAAATTCATCTTTCCGGGGGAAGCTGGCAGGAGAGTGTATATGCCAGAAAGATGATTCGCAGAGATACCCACGATGATCTTATTCCTGAAGAAATTTTTTCTGTTTTACCCGCTGTGATTACCCAATGTAATAATCTTGAATATGTAATTATTGAAAGACTGGGGCACACGATAAAAACGGATCAGGAAAAGAGAGCTTTCCTTGATGATTTTACCAGGGCCAGAAGAATAATCGACGATTCGGAAATTAAAACCGGAAAGAAGATCAGATGGGGCCAAAAAGAAATGGGATTTTCAAATAGTCCTGTTGAAGACGATGCTTTATATGAAGAACAATCCAGGTTGACAAAACTTCTTTTTGACAGTTCCGGAGCAGAAATGATCAAAGAACAGAGATTCCATTATTTTAAAACAGAAAACTGGGATCCGGATATGATTCTGACAGCTCAGAATATCATTAAAAAATGGAATCCTTATTAA
- the chrI gene encoding chryseobasin maturation helper ChrI has protein sequence MKMITLVLIITAVLTALIGGLFYAYSCSVVLGLGKLSDAEYLKAMQHINREILNPVFFLSFMGTAILLPVSAFLFRGQPAFIFLLLASAAYLVGVFGVTVAGNVPMNDMLDRFDIAGATSDAIKQMRDNFESRWNFLNNIRTVFSVISIILTVCACIWNKDV, from the coding sequence ATGAAAATGATAACTTTAGTTCTGATCATTACTGCCGTCCTTACCGCTCTGATAGGAGGGCTTTTTTATGCTTACTCGTGCTCTGTGGTTCTGGGACTCGGAAAACTGTCCGATGCAGAATACCTGAAAGCGATGCAGCACATCAACCGGGAAATTCTTAATCCCGTTTTTTTCTTAAGCTTTATGGGAACAGCAATTCTTCTTCCGGTATCTGCCTTTCTTTTTCGTGGGCAACCTGCTTTTATTTTCCTTTTGCTTGCATCAGCAGCTTACCTTGTAGGTGTTTTCGGGGTTACTGTGGCTGGAAATGTCCCGATGAACGATATGCTGGACCGGTTTGATATTGCCGGAGCGACCTCGGATGCCATCAAACAGATGCGTGATAATTTTGAAAGCAGATGGAATTTTCTGAATAATATACGAACTGTTTTTTCAGTCATCAGCATTATTCTGACAGTCTGCGCCTGTATCTGGAATAAGGATGTCTGA
- a CDS encoding DUF4082 domain-containing protein translates to MKHLEELLATGLLFSKKLYCILLLAAVFSAASCSKDDDEIITPVTYAVENPLNKYHEAAGFTVTTNFINSGNYEFGLAFSPDVKGKMTAITVKLPDTNASLRVTVWDYTAKTVLRTETVNVTASNTLITKEISELALEKDKKYMITMNSNDWYKRSKPDNTNAVYPITAGNIKILEYKWGSGTAQTFPAMTSLDYNGGDLSFNFQQVD, encoded by the coding sequence ATGAAACATTTAGAAGAACTTTTGGCAACCGGGCTTTTATTTTCAAAGAAGCTTTATTGTATACTTTTACTTGCTGCTGTGTTTTCTGCAGCCAGCTGCAGTAAAGATGATGATGAAATCATTACGCCTGTAACGTATGCCGTGGAAAATCCTTTGAATAAATACCACGAAGCTGCTGGCTTTACAGTGACAACCAATTTTATCAATTCAGGGAATTATGAATTTGGTCTTGCTTTTTCTCCCGATGTAAAAGGAAAAATGACGGCAATAACCGTAAAACTTCCTGATACGAATGCGAGTCTGAGGGTGACCGTATGGGATTATACTGCTAAAACCGTATTGAGAACAGAAACGGTGAATGTTACTGCTTCCAATACCTTAATCACCAAAGAAATATCAGAATTAGCTTTGGAAAAAGATAAAAAATATATGATTACAATGAACTCCAACGACTGGTATAAAAGATCAAAACCTGATAATACCAATGCGGTGTATCCGATCACTGCAGGAAATATTAAGATTCTGGAATACAAATGGGGAAGTGGTACTGCACAGACGTTTCCGGCTATGACTTCTCTGGATTATAATGGTGGAGATCTGAGCTTTAATTTTCAACAGGTAGACTAA
- the rpe gene encoding ribulose-phosphate 3-epimerase has protein sequence MKTKLIAPSLLSADFGNLQRDIEMLNRSQADWFHIDVMDGRFVPNISFGFPVMKTVQQHAKKFVDVHLMIVEPEKYVDEFINHGADLVSVHYEACTHLHRTIHHIQSKGAKAGVVLNPSTPVLMLEDIIADVDLVLLMSVNPGFGGQKFIENTYKKIAETKDLILSNNSTALIEVDGGVNLDNASKLFEAGADVLVAGNAVFSAESPERTIELLKI, from the coding sequence ATGAAAACGAAGCTTATTGCTCCATCCCTTTTATCTGCAGACTTCGGGAATCTGCAAAGAGATATTGAAATGCTGAACAGATCTCAGGCCGACTGGTTCCATATTGATGTTATGGACGGAAGATTTGTACCGAACATTTCATTTGGTTTTCCTGTGATGAAGACGGTTCAGCAGCATGCCAAAAAATTTGTGGATGTTCACCTGATGATCGTTGAGCCTGAAAAATATGTTGATGAATTCATCAATCATGGGGCTGATCTTGTATCTGTACATTATGAAGCGTGCACCCATCTTCACAGAACCATTCACCACATCCAGAGCAAAGGAGCTAAGGCAGGTGTTGTTCTGAACCCTTCCACTCCTGTTCTTATGCTGGAAGATATCATTGCAGATGTAGATCTTGTATTGTTGATGAGTGTAAACCCTGGATTTGGCGGACAGAAATTCATCGAAAACACTTACAAGAAAATTGCTGAAACGAAAGATCTTATCTTAAGCAATAACTCTACAGCACTTATTGAAGTGGACGGAGGTGTAAATCTTGACAATGCTTCAAAACTTTTTGAAGCCGGAGCAGATGTTTTAGTGGCCGGAAATGCTGTATTTTCTGCAGAAAGCCCTGAAAGAACTATTGAGCTTTTAAAGATTTAA